The window GTTCATTCAGATCTAATGAGATATCAAGCGCTGCAACCGAATACGTCAAGCGCCCAACGGAGATCACATCGACGCCTGTTTCTGCCATCGCTTTAATGGTTTGAGGTGTCACAGAACCCGAGCCCTCTACTACAATATGCGGCGCTTTACTTTTAATTATGGAAACTGCTTCTTTCATCTTCGCAGGAATCATGTTATCGAGCATGATGATATCCGCACCAGCCGCTAACGCTTCGTGCAATTGGTCAAAATTCTCGACCTCCACCTCAATCTTCATGGTGTGGGGGATCTGCTGTCGAGCCGCTTGTATAGCTTGTGTGATGCCGCCTGAACCTTTAATATGATTATCTTTAATCATCACAGCATCGTAGAGTCCGAATCGATGATTATGACCGCCACCCACTCGTACAGCATACTTTTCAAGCAATCTGTGTCCCGGAGTCGTCTTCCGTGTATCGACAAGTCTAGTCGGCACGCCTTCTAAAGCATCGACAAACTCACGGGTCTTGGTCGCAATTCCTGATAATCGCTGCATCAAATTAAGACTTAAACGTTCACCTAGCAGAATACTGCGCGTATTGCCTTCCACTTCAGCTAGTATGGTCCCTTTATAAACAGACGATCCTTCTACTACTTTTGTTTCAAAACGAAGAGAAGCATCGACTACAGCAAAAACTTCTTGGGCGATTCGAAGTCCACAGACAATTCCGTCTTCTTTGACGTGGATAATCCCTTTGGACGCATGTTCCAAAGGGATCGTTGTCAGAGTCGTGACATCGCCGGTTCCAATGTCCTCTTCCAGCCAAAGCCGAATATGTTTACGAATGAGTTCCATATTTAAATCCAGCATGTTAAATCCACTCCTCAATGCTATCTTCCCCGCGCTTAAAAACAATATGCTTCTTCCATGCTTGATCATCCCGTTCAGGGAAATCTTCTCGGTAATGACCGCCACGACTTTCTTCCCGCGCTATAGCCGCAGTTGTCGTTAGAAGTGCACAATTGAGTAAATTAGCAAACTCATAATCTTCACGTTTCGTCATCAAAGAACCGAAGATAGAAAGTTGTCTTGCCAATTCGTCATACCCTTTTTGCAAGCCTTTGGCTGAACGTTTCAGTCCTGCGTAACGAAGCATAACCTTTTGCAGCTTAAGCTTTTTCTCGACAACGGCTTGATTCGGAATTTCCGTTCTTGGCGCTTTCGATTCAGCACGTATTTGAATATTACCTTCTAAAGGAGCGAGCTCTTGAATCCGTTCAATGATTCTTCTACCGAACACAATAGCTTCAGATAAAGAGTTACTTGCTAATCGGTTAGCGCCATGTACACCTGTAGAAGACACTTCGCCACAAGCGAAAAGGCGGCGGACGATCGTTTCTCCGTGGAGATCTGTCTTGACGCCGCCCATCATATAATGAGCTGCAGGAGCAACAGGAATCCAGTCGGTACTCATATCTAGACCGTAGTTGAGGCAATATTCATATATCGTCGGGAATCGATGTTTAATTAACTCTTCAGATTCGTGCGTTATGTCAATATAGACGAAGGTCGATTTGCAATTCTCCATCTCGTCGACAATGGCACGCGCCACGACATCCCTAGGCGCTAGCTCAAGCTGGGGATGGTAACGTTCCATGAAACGCTCCCCCTTGATATTGCGCAGATAAGCCCCCTCGCCGCGCACCGCTTCCGAGATCAGGAATCGCGGAGCCCCAGGATAGCAAAGCGCTGTAGGGTGGAATTGAATAAATTCCACGTCTTGAATTTGCGCACCCGCGCGATGAGCAATCGCTATTCCGTCGCCAGTGGCGATGTCAGGATTTGTGGTGTACCGGAACAATTGCCCTGCCCCGCCGGAGCATAGGATCGTGGCATTGCCGCGGACGAATACCCGCTGGCCGCTAGGCTTCTGTACGAGTGCGCCATAGCACTCGCCATCCTGCGTGATCAGGTCGATCACAAAGTGATCGTCCCAGATCTCAATATTCGGATCTTGCTTCGTGCGTTCCGAAAGAGCTCGTACAATTTCGGCGCCTGTGGCGTCGCCATGCGCATGCAAAATGCGACGTTGACTATGCGCTCCCTCTTTGGTCAAAGCAAACTCCCCGTTCTCAAGATCGAACTGGGTACCCATCCGAATGAGGTCCTGAACGCCGTTAGGACCTTCATGAACAAGGACGTCAACGGCCTCCGGCGAACATAAACCGGCACCTGCTATCAGGGTATCCTGCATATGATATTCCGGTGAATCCTCGTCCGAAATAACAGCAGCAATTCCTCCTTGCGCATAGCGTGTGTTACTGTCGAGGAGCGATTTCTTCGTAATCATCAGCACTTTCTTATTTTCACTAGCGCGAAGAGCAGTGAATAAACCTGCAATGCCCGCGCCAATCACAATAACATCTGTATGTACATGAGGAATGGAATCTAAATCTACATCTACGAGGTATCTAGGAATCATGCCGCTTCACCTGTTCTTCACCATTAATAGCTCGCAAAGCAATCGTATCCGAAGGATTAATCGATATCGGAATGCTTTGCGAGGGTACCCTACCTATTAAACAAGAGAGTAGCGCATGCTACTTTACTTGTAACATGCGCTCTAAGGACAATCTTGCTTTATCGGCTACATCTTCTGGCACATAAATCTCTGGCTGCATCGTTTCAAGACATTTCACAATTTTCTTCAAATTGTTTACTTTCATATTCGGGCATACCAAGTATTTGGTAGCAAAATGGAACTGTTTATCTGGACTGTCCAGACGAAGCTGGTATCCAGTTCCATCTTCCGTTCCAACGATAAACTCTTTGCAATCGGACTCTTTGCAATATTTGATAATCGCTGTCGTACTACCGACGAAATCTCCCAGTTTAACAACTTCTGGACGACACTCCGGATGAACAACGAACTGAGCATTCGGGTATTGGGCTCTCATTTCTTCCACATCTTTAACGGTCAGCATATCATGCGTATTGCAATAGCCTTCCCAAATGATCACTTTTTTGCTTGTGAATTTTGATACATAGTCACCTAAATTTTTATCCGGTACCCAGATGATCTCATCTGAATCGACGGAATTGATGACATTGATGGCATTTGCCGAGGTACAGCAAATATCTGTTTCTGATTTCACATCAGCAGATGTATTAATGTAAGCAACAACTTTGGCGTTAGGATGCTGGCGTTTCAGAGCACGTAGACCTTCTACATTCACCATATCCGCCATCGGGCAGCCTGCGCGTTCGTCAGGAATAATGACTGTTTTGTTAGGAGCAAGAATCTTAGCACTTTCCCCCATGAAATGTACGCCACAGAATACAATCACATCAGCATCGGTTTGCGCTGCCTTCTGCGCAAGCAGAAAGGAATCCCCCCGGAAATCAGCAACCTCTTGAACTTCGTCACGTTGATAATAATGAGCAAGAATAATAGCATTCCGTTCTTTCTTTAGCTGCAGCAACCGTTCTTTCAGTTCGCGGTTCTGCTCCGCTTTGCGTTCTAATGCTAAAGCTTCCATAGTGCTTCCTCCCCAATCTGGGACGTATAATGTACTTCTTGTCTATCTAAAAATAGGATTAACAGTAGTATGATCTAATCGTAATAAAATTAGAGATTTACAACTAATTTACACATTCTCACATCCCCTGTCAATGCGCAAATATGCCGAAAAAACCAGAAAATCCGGGTACACCTGACGTGTACACCGGATTTACGAGTTGCTATTGCTTGTTACTCTTCGGAATGATCCGAATTAGAATCTTTATCTTTGTTTAACTCCAATTTGTTGCTTTCGCTAGATTGGCTTTGCCCTTGAATGTTCACTTTGACCTCTTCGTCATCTGCGCTTGCATTCAATCTGCCTTTCTCTAGAAGCTCGATGATTTCGTCTTTATCGAGTGTTTCTTTCTCAAGCAGCGTTTTGGCTACGAGATGAATCTGATCCGCATGCTCCGTAAGCATCGCACGAGCACGCTCATAACAAGTGCGAATAAAGTTTTGCATCTCTTGATCAATCTCATAAGCAATCGCATCACTGTAATTTTGCTCATGTCCGATATCGCGGCCTAAGAACACTTGGCCTTGCGAGCTGCCGAACTGCATCGGTCCAAGCTTATCGCTCATACCATATTCCATAATCATGCGACGAACAATACCCGTTGCTTTCTGGAAGTCACTATAAGCCCCAGTGCCAATTTCTCCGATAAATAGTTCTTCGGAAACGCGGCCTCCCAGGAGTCCTGTTACTTTATCCAGCAATTCGTTCTTCGTCTGCATCATGCGATCTTCGCCTTCTTTGGGCAGCATCATGACATAACCGCCAGCGCGTCCGCGCGGAACGATCGTAACTTTGTGCACCATATCAGCATTCTCGGCGTAATAACCAATGATCGCGTGTCCGGCTTCATGATAAGCAACAATGCGTTTCTCTGTATCGCTGATAATCCGACTTTTCTTCTGCGTACCAACAATAATACGGTCAAAAGCTTCCTCGACTTCAGCCATCGAAATATCTTTACGGTTACGACGGGCAGCAATCAAAGCTGCTTCGTTCAATAGATTCTCTAGATCAGCACCTGTGAATCCAGTTGTGTAGCGAGACAGGGCGTCCAGCTTCACATCTTTGGCAAGTGGTTTGTTGCGGGCATGTACTTTCAGTACAGCTTCGCGGCCTTTGATGTCTGGACGATCTACCGTGATTTGACGGTCGAAACGACCTGGACGCAGTAAGGCTGGGTCAAGGATATCTGGGCGGTTAGTCGCTGCAACGATAATGATACCCTCGTTCGCGCCAAATCCGTCCATTTCTACTAGCAATTGATTGAGTGTTTGTTCGCGCTCGTCATGTCCGCCGCCTAAACCAGCGCCACGTTGACGACCTACAGCATCGATCTCATCGATAAAAATGATACAAGGTGAGTTCTTCTTCGCGTTCTCGAACAAGTCACGAACACGGGAAGCACCGACACCGACGAACATCTCAACGAAGTCAGAACCTGAAATACTGAAGAATGGTACGCCTGCTTCACCAGCGACAGCTCGTGCAAGAAGGGTTTTACCGGTTCCCGGAGGACCATTGAGCAGAACCCCTTTAGGAATTCTAGCACCGACAGCTGCGAATTTCCGTGGATCTTTGAGGAATTCGACAACCTCGATCAATTCTTGCTTCTCTTCGTCAGCACCTGCCACGTCTTCAAATGTGACGCGTTTTTTCTCCTCATTATATAAGCGGGCACGGCTTTTGCCGAAGTTCATCACTTTGCCGCCGCCACCTTGAGCCTGATTTAACAGGAAGAAAAACAAGATGAAGATAATGACGAATGGGATGATGGAAGTTAGGAAACTAATCCAAACGCTATCCCGTTCCATAGTCTCGTACGTTTCGGATGGAACGCCATTCGCTTCAATCAGCTGGACGACCATAGGCTCGAACGGAGCATGGGTTTCGAAGCTCTTCTTATCAGCACCACTTGGTGGGTTAATGTACTTACCTTTAATCAAATATGTGTACCCATCAAACTTTAAGGTCACGGATTCCACATTTTTGTTAACAACCGCTTGGCGGAATTTATCGTAAGTAATTAACTCCTTTTGCTCGTTTTGGGTACTAATGAAATGGACGATCCCTACTGTAACCAAAAATATAAGTAAATAAAAGCCAGTATTCCGGATAATTCGATTCATCCCGAGCCTCCTCTCAAACGGCACACGTTTATTATTTTACCACATCCCGGTAAAGCACTACAACATAACAGCGCTGATGAGTCTGCGGGAAGTGACATTAGCTACTGTAGATCTCTGGTTTCAATATGCCGATAAATGGAAGGTTGCGATATTTCTCTGCATAATCCAGACCATATCCGACTACGAACTCATCTGGAAGCACATAACCTGCATATTCAGGTTCGAGATCCACCGTTCTGCGTGCCGGTTTATTAAACAGCGCAACGACCGAAATCGTCTTAGCATTGCGTCGCTCTAGCACATCTATCAGATAACTCAACGTTAACCCGCTATCGATAATGTCCTCCACGATAAGAATATGACGTCCTTCTACGGGAACATCAAGATCTTTAATAATCTTGACAACACCAGAAGATTTCGTGGATTGACCATAGCTGGATACAGCCATGAAATCGAGTTCCAATGGTACTCTGATTTGCTTCACAAGATCAGCCATGAAAATGAAAGCTCCCTTAAGCACACAGATAACCAATGGATTCTTACCTTCGTAATCGATGGAGAGTTTCTCCCCCAATTCTTTAATCTTGCCTTGAATCTGTTCTTCACTGTAAAGAACTTCTTGAATGTCGCTGTACAAGGATGAACCCCCTAGTTTTATATTATGAATCCTTATAAATTTACATTCTAGAAGAACGAAATTTACGCATATTACTTCAGCACTAGCTTCATATGAAGTACACGTACTGTATCTGGTCCAACCAGAGCGTGCTTGGACCTACGAAAGCCAGCAATCCAAAGAATTTGCCCGGAAGCATCGACCAGTAGTGGAATGACATCACGCCGGCTTAGCGGCATTTTGGCATCAATGAACATATCCTTTACTTTTTTGGATCCGTTTAAACCATGCGGCTCAAACCGATCTCCTGACCTGCGACTCCTTACAACAAGCGGCAAGTTAAGTTGATCCAGATCCAAAAACACGTCCGTTGCAGTTGAGAAATAAGCAGCTGTCTCCTTCGAACTAGCCGGCACCCATGAGCAGATCAGTTTGGCTTCCACTTCCGGCAGGCTCAACTCGCTTGTATCTAATCCAACCTCATAAGAATAAGGCTTCGGAGAAGGAGCGAAGGACAGAAATTGAATAGACTCATATTCTCTCACAATATAAACCTGTTCATCCACCTGAAGGACTTGATTAGAAACCTGATCCTGTAAAATCAACTCACGCATACTTTCAATTCGTGTAAAATCCAACCGATCTCTTTCCAAACAAAGACAGTTTAATATTAATTTAATCAAACGCCTTTGTAAAGCAACGTGCAACTCAGTGAAATCACGTCTTTCTAGGCGGCAGCAGGCTTGCTGGAAAGTAGTTATTCGGCGAAAAACCTGCTCGGCTTCTTTGGCCAAATAATCATCCTCAGCTCGCATCAAATCCGTCAATCGATTCAGCGACTCTGGAAGTTGTTCATTATACTGCTTCAGCATCGGCATCACATCAAGCCGAATCTGATTGCGAAAATACTTCCGCAGCTCATTGCTGCT is drawn from Paenibacillus sp. V4I7 and contains these coding sequences:
- the nadB gene encoding L-aspartate oxidase, whose product is MIPRYLVDVDLDSIPHVHTDVIVIGAGIAGLFTALRASENKKVLMITKKSLLDSNTRYAQGGIAAVISDEDSPEYHMQDTLIAGAGLCSPEAVDVLVHEGPNGVQDLIRMGTQFDLENGEFALTKEGAHSQRRILHAHGDATGAEIVRALSERTKQDPNIEIWDDHFVIDLITQDGECYGALVQKPSGQRVFVRGNATILCSGGAGQLFRYTTNPDIATGDGIAIAHRAGAQIQDVEFIQFHPTALCYPGAPRFLISEAVRGEGAYLRNIKGERFMERYHPQLELAPRDVVARAIVDEMENCKSTFVYIDITHESEELIKHRFPTIYEYCLNYGLDMSTDWIPVAPAAHYMMGGVKTDLHGETIVRRLFACGEVSSTGVHGANRLASNSLSEAIVFGRRIIERIQELAPLEGNIQIRAESKAPRTEIPNQAVVEKKLKLQKVMLRYAGLKRSAKGLQKGYDELARQLSIFGSLMTKREDYEFANLLNCALLTTTAAIAREESRGGHYREDFPERDDQAWKKHIVFKRGEDSIEEWI
- the nadC gene encoding carboxylating nicotinate-nucleotide diphosphorylase gives rise to the protein MLDLNMELIRKHIRLWLEEDIGTGDVTTLTTIPLEHASKGIIHVKEDGIVCGLRIAQEVFAVVDASLRFETKVVEGSSVYKGTILAEVEGNTRSILLGERLSLNLMQRLSGIATKTREFVDALEGVPTRLVDTRKTTPGHRLLEKYAVRVGGGHNHRFGLYDAVMIKDNHIKGSGGITQAIQAARQQIPHTMKIEVEVENFDQLHEALAAGADIIMLDNMIPAKMKEAVSIIKSKAPHIVVEGSGSVTPQTIKAMAETGVDVISVGRLTYSVAALDISLDLNEQKETAL
- the nadA gene encoding quinolinate synthase NadA, producing the protein MEALALERKAEQNRELKERLLQLKKERNAIILAHYYQRDEVQEVADFRGDSFLLAQKAAQTDADVIVFCGVHFMGESAKILAPNKTVIIPDERAGCPMADMVNVEGLRALKRQHPNAKVVAYINTSADVKSETDICCTSANAINVINSVDSDEIIWVPDKNLGDYVSKFTSKKVIIWEGYCNTHDMLTVKDVEEMRAQYPNAQFVVHPECRPEVVKLGDFVGSTTAIIKYCKESDCKEFIVGTEDGTGYQLRLDSPDKQFHFATKYLVCPNMKVNNLKKIVKCLETMQPEIYVPEDVADKARLSLERMLQVK
- the tilS gene encoding tRNA lysidine(34) synthetase TilS, with the translated sequence MEIDLVAKVEQRIIEEKLVDPGDVVVVAVSGGPDSVGLLHVLFALAERYSWQLVVAHVNHQFRGAESDAEASFVGKLADELGLPCEIGVIDVPAYIEETSLNGQAAAREKRYEFLHQIAAKYSAKRIAFAHHADDQAETVMMRILRGTGPSGLVGMPERRREKKVELIRPFLRIYKADIVNYCAQHEMAYCKDSSNELRKYFRNQIRLDVMPMLKQYNEQLPESLNRLTDLMRAEDDYLAKEAEQVFRRITTFQQACCRLERRDFTELHVALQRRLIKLILNCLCLERDRLDFTRIESMRELILQDQVSNQVLQVDEQVYIVREYESIQFLSFAPSPKPYSYEVGLDTSELSLPEVEAKLICSWVPASSKETAAYFSTATDVFLDLDQLNLPLVVRSRRSGDRFEPHGLNGSKKVKDMFIDAKMPLSRRDVIPLLVDASGQILWIAGFRRSKHALVGPDTVRVLHMKLVLK
- the hpt gene encoding hypoxanthine phosphoribosyltransferase — protein: MYSDIQEVLYSEEQIQGKIKELGEKLSIDYEGKNPLVICVLKGAFIFMADLVKQIRVPLELDFMAVSSYGQSTKSSGVVKIIKDLDVPVEGRHILIVEDIIDSGLTLSYLIDVLERRNAKTISVVALFNKPARRTVDLEPEYAGYVLPDEFVVGYGLDYAEKYRNLPFIGILKPEIYSS
- the ftsH gene encoding ATP-dependent zinc metalloprotease FtsH: MNRIIRNTGFYLLIFLVTVGIVHFISTQNEQKELITYDKFRQAVVNKNVESVTLKFDGYTYLIKGKYINPPSGADKKSFETHAPFEPMVVQLIEANGVPSETYETMERDSVWISFLTSIIPFVIIFILFFFLLNQAQGGGGKVMNFGKSRARLYNEEKKRVTFEDVAGADEEKQELIEVVEFLKDPRKFAAVGARIPKGVLLNGPPGTGKTLLARAVAGEAGVPFFSISGSDFVEMFVGVGASRVRDLFENAKKNSPCIIFIDEIDAVGRQRGAGLGGGHDEREQTLNQLLVEMDGFGANEGIIIVAATNRPDILDPALLRPGRFDRQITVDRPDIKGREAVLKVHARNKPLAKDVKLDALSRYTTGFTGADLENLLNEAALIAARRNRKDISMAEVEEAFDRIIVGTQKKSRIISDTEKRIVAYHEAGHAIIGYYAENADMVHKVTIVPRGRAGGYVMMLPKEGEDRMMQTKNELLDKVTGLLGGRVSEELFIGEIGTGAYSDFQKATGIVRRMIMEYGMSDKLGPMQFGSSQGQVFLGRDIGHEQNYSDAIAYEIDQEMQNFIRTCYERARAMLTEHADQIHLVAKTLLEKETLDKDEIIELLEKGRLNASADDEEVKVNIQGQSQSSESNKLELNKDKDSNSDHSEE